The Streptomyces bacillaris sequence CTGCTTCCGTCGGGGTACCAGGAGTCGGACGGTCCCCTTCCGGTCCTGATGGATCCGTACGGTGGTCCGCACGGCCGCCGCGTGGTCGCCGCCCACAACGCGCACCTCACCTCGCAGTGGTTCGCGGACCAGGGCTTCGCGGTGGTCGTGGCGGACGGGCGCGGCGCCCCGGGCCGTTCGCCCGCCTGGGAGAAGGCCGTACGGGACGACTTCGTCCTCACCCTGGACGACCAGATCGAGGCCCTGCACGCCCTGGCCGGGCGGTTCCCGCTGGATCTGGACCGGGTCGCCATCCGGGGCTGGTCGTACGGGGGTTACCTCTCCGGCCTCGCGGTGCTGCGCCGCCCCGACGTCTTCCACGCGGCCGTGGTGGGCGCCCCGGTGACGGACTGGCGGCTCTACGACACCCACTACACCGAGCGCTATCTCGGGGACCCGGGCGCGCAGCCCGAGGTGTACGCGTACAACGCCCTGATGACCGACGACGGGCTCGCGCACGCGGCCGAGCAGGTGCGGCCCATGATGATCGTCCACGGGCTCGCGGACGACAACGTGGTGGTCGCGCACGCGCTGCGGCTCTCCTCGGCGCTGCTGGCGGCCGGGCGGCCCCACGAGGTGCTGCCGCTGAGCGGGGTGACCCATATGACGCCGCAGGAGCAGGTCGCGGAGAACCTGCTGCTGCTCCAGGTGGACTTCCTCAAGCGGTCGTTGGGGCTGTCCCGCGGCTGAGGGCCGCCGTAGCGGCCTCGCGGCGGAAGGCCGTCGGGGGCGGGGCCAACCGGCCGGAGCGACACGACGACGCCCCGGCCGGCCCACGGCACCCGCACGGCCGTACGCCGTTCAGCTTGGAACGTCCGTATATCGGTGTGACGTCGGCGGAGTTGCCTGCCTGTTAACGAATCGGCCAGGGACCTCCCGGCTCCGGTGTCAGGCAGGTCACAGCCCGCGGAGGCCGGGACTCCGCCGTCGGCGCACAGGTGGGAGATAGGTTTCTGTACCGACCGACAGACCACCCGTACGGGGGGAATCCCATGACCAGGAACATCCGTGGGCCGCTGCGCCTCGCCGCCGCCCTGACCGCGTGTACCGCCGTCCTCGCCGGCTGCGGCGGCGGAGACGGCTACAACCTCACCAAGCCGCCCTTCTCGGGCAGTCCGGCGTGCGACACGCTCACCGGCAAGCTGCCCGGGAAGCTGGGCGGGTACGAGAAGGAGAGCTCGAACGTCGCGGGCGCCGCCGCCTGGGGGGACGGCGACGTCATCGTCTACTGCGGGATGCCCGCGCCCGAGGCCGGTGCCGAGTGCGTCGACGAGGGTGGGGTCGACTGGGTCGCCCAGAAGCCCGCGGACGACCGGACCTCCAAGATGTTCTCCACGTACGACCGCAACCCGAGCGTCCAGGTCCGGCTGCGCAACGAGGGCACCGACGCCTCGGCCGTCCTCTCGGCGCTCGGCCCGGCCGTGCAGGACATCAAGGCCGGAAAGCCCTGCGGCACCAAGGGCTGACCGCCTGCCACGGCAGCACACATGAATGGGCCCGCCCCCTGCGACAGGGGGCGGGCCCATTCGCCTCACGCGGGGCCGTCAGCCGGCGACGTACGCCCCCGGGAGGCCGAACGTCCGCTCCTTGCCGGTCGTGCGGTCCACCAGCGAGACCGCGTCCTGCGTGTAGGCCAGCCAGCCGCCGTCCGTGTGGCGCAGCGCCCGCAGGGTGCCCGCCCCCTCCAGCTCCGTCCGGCGCAGCTCCTTGCCGGCGCGGGTGTCCACCTCGACGATCTCGGTCCGGTCGCCGACCGCGAGTGCGACGGCCACCGTGGAGGTGCCGTCCTGGGCCTGGACGTCCTCGATGCGGCCGGTGTCGGCGGTGATGGTCGTCCCGGCCCTGGTTGCGATGATCTTCAGGGTCGCCTCGGCCGGCGGTTCGCCGTCGGGCCGCGCCTCCGTCACCCCGGCCGCCACGGGGGCCCCGCCGGAGCAGGCGACGCCCTGGACGTCCGTCCCCTTCGGGCCCGGTCCGCTGGTCAGCTTCCCGCCGGCCAGGTCCAGGGCGTGGACCGTCACGTCCGGGGACGAACCGGTCGCCAGGCAGACGGTGTCCGAGGCCGGGTCCGCCGAGGCGTACGCGAGCGAGCCGGGGACCTTCACCTTCCGCTGGACCTTCCAGCTCTTCGCGTCCTTCACCAGGACCTCCGTGGCCGCCCCCGAACCGTCCAGCCCCTTGGCGTCCGCGATCAGCGTGCGGGCGGGCAGGATCGCGTGCAGCGCCTCGTGCTCGCCCTGCTCGACGAGCTTCCCGGCCTTCCGGTCGACCCGGTAGAGCCGGTCCGGCCCGCCGTCCTTGCGGGGCACGGCGAGCACCCACTCCCCGTCGGAGAGCCGCGCCAGCTGGGGCGCCAGCACATCGTCGTCGTCACCGTGCCGGGGCACGAGCGCCAGGGGCTCGGCCTTG is a genomic window containing:
- a CDS encoding DUF3515 family protein, whose product is MTRNIRGPLRLAAALTACTAVLAGCGGGDGYNLTKPPFSGSPACDTLTGKLPGKLGGYEKESSNVAGAAAWGDGDVIVYCGMPAPEAGAECVDEGGVDWVAQKPADDRTSKMFSTYDRNPSVQVRLRNEGTDASAVLSALGPAVQDIKAGKPCGTKG